The genome window GTTTTTGACCCTATATGGTCCAACTGGGACTGCCATGGCGCTATTCAAATCAGAAGAAGGCGtggtacagatgaatggataaagaagatgtggcacatatatacaacggaatattactcagccataaaaagaaatgaaactgagttatttgtaatgaggtggatagacctggagtctgtcatacagagtgaagtaagtcagaaggagaaaaacaaataccgtatgctaacacatatatatggaatctaagaaaaaaaaatgtcatgaagagattagtggtaggacgggaataaaacacagacctactagagcatggacttgaggacatggggagggggaagggtaagctgtgacgaagtgagagagtggcagggacatatatgcactaccaaatgtaaattagatagctagtgggaagctgccgcatagcacagggagatcacctctgtgctttgtgaccacgagaggggtgggataggaagggtgggagggagggagacgcaagagggaagagatatggggacatatgtatatgcataactgattcactttgttgtaaagcagaaactagcacaccattgtaaagcaattgtactccaataaagatgttaaaaaaaaaaaagaagaagggtgGTAACATATACTCAAATATGTTAAATCATCTCAGATTTCAATATAGTGAGGGTCTTTCCCTTCGGAATGTCACCTTCCCGTTACATTTCTGTCCTTGGTATGTGCAGAGGTACATGTCCTAAAGATCATTATCTTGCTGATATCGACCAGCAGGAGGCTGGTCCCTTATGTTCCTGTCCTTGTGTTACCAAATGAGGCAGGcctcattttttcatttaatggcCTGGGGCATATCTCGTGCTTTTATTTATGACTTTATTGTTAAGCAAGCCTGCTTTGTTTCATGATGTTCTCATTGCTTTCTTGAGTGACAGTTAACTCACAATTGTCTCCCAACGTTCCTTCTCTATCCTTAATCCCCTGGTGGAATTTCTAAAACTCCCTGTGTAACTATCCTACTCCATACTCCACAGGAGCAGCCCCTCACAGCCGAGAggctgcctcccgggcttgaagtGCTCAGAAAGTCGACCGAATAAAACAGAATTCTCAACTtctaggttgtgctttttttttttcagtcgacagtttTGGTAACCAATCACAAAGCGCCCCAGAGCAAATTTCTCTCCATCTGAACTCTATGAGGAACCAGAGCCTTGGTACCAACAGAAGAGGCCTCTTGTGCCCATCTCCCTCCTCGGAGGGTCCAGACGAATTTGAGTGAGCGTCTCTTTGTTCTGGGATCTCCCAATTATTGATTGATGATCTTGAGTTTTATAAGGCAGTGTCTTTACCTGGCTCCCCAGTTCAAAGATATTGGGGAGTGACCCCTTCTAGTTGAAAGACACTAGGGCAGCCCGGTTGAAAAACACTGGGATTTGCTCAGTTGGAAGGATACTGTGTGGTCTAGGATGAATGGTTATGTAAGAGGCTGACCTGACATCTTTCCTCAAATTGGCTATCTTCACAAGAATTTGTCAGGATAAAAGCACACTAGTACATTTTATCCCCAacaaattcaactttaaaatgggaaatagaTTCTCTCAGACAAAAATGAGGGACATCAGATAGCCAACCTCCGACTAAAACTCTAGCCAGATTCATGTATGTACAGAGCTCATACTTATAAGTACCTACTTAATTGGAAATTAAAGGAACTCTCACCCTTAAAATGGCTAAGATGGGGTTCTTTTATTGCCTACGCAGTTAAATTAGAAAAGCCGGCTTAATAAAAACATCTTTTCAGTATTCTgatcttaaagaaacaaaagcccttCAAGGGGGGACTggcatttctcttcctgtgcctttgaaatgtaaatgttctacctgATCTTCTTTGGGCGTTttggtgtgtgtgcctgtgttttGAAAACTTGGTCTTGTTACTgggtccaagctcgctctgctcgctgcatgacaggccaataaatctgagacgaggtgttgaggccaGGAATATGACTTTATTCGGAGAGccggcagactgagaagatggcagactagtgtctcaaaataaccatcttatcggggtctggatgccagctTCTTTTGTAGAATCAGAgagggaagtaaagtaaaaaggcagaatagagagggagaggtggggaggaaatAGAGTAAAAAGGGCCgtcagtcttgcaaaacatctcctggaatggccagctTCAGGGAGGGGAGGTATTAATTTCTTCTGTCTTGCAGCCCTTCACAGGTGGGTAGGGTTCCCTGaagcaggccattatgtatgattataatcacaaaagcaacgaaaagcaaaggctaaagtcaaagaaacagatccaacatggagtcagaattGGCTCTTTCCTGCTACAGTCTCTGCCATCCAAAAGGTACCCATAGGTGTACATTTAGCATCCAATCAAATAGACTTGGATCCTGAGCAGTCTTTTGCCTGTGTCaactttcagggttttttgtggggtttttttgccatCTTAACATTTGTTGCATCAGCCTGTACTTTCTTAGAGTATTTTGGGGAATAAACCCTCTGGATCTTTTTTAGGTGCATCCTTTGCACCCTCTGGTGCGGAAGCCTCTTGCATCTTATTGGTTTGAATCACTATTAATATTATATCTCATTAATGGCCAGATGATGGATCCTTGAAATTGGAAAAACTtctaaattggtaaatttttagaAAGCTCTCATTATAGACAGTTGTTTTATTGGTGAAAGCATACACCTCAattgggactcgaacccacagtcttccaactgaaaCTGCACAACTCATCTCAGGACTTCATGAAGCTCAGGCTCTTCGTGTCTCggtgcagaaggaattcagcaagaaGCAATGTGACAGGTAAGAActagatttattaatataggaCCCTCACGAAGGATACAAGTGGACAAGCAAGAGGGCTCTGCCCCGAGAACTAAATGGGCTACATTTGTATaaccaaaggaaaagtggggagggagagaagaccgccttcttcctcattctttgagTAGATGGCAGGCTTACATCATTAGCTCCTCTTTCACGTTGGGCGGGGGAGTTTTTGACCCTATATGATCCAACTAGGAACGTCATGGCGCTATTCAGATCAGCAGAAGTGTGGTAACATATACTCAAATATGTTAAATCAACTCAGGTTGCAGTATAATGAGGGTCTTCTACTTTGGAATGTCACCTGTCCCTTATGTTCCTGTCCTTGTGTTACCAAACCCAGGTTCAGCTGCTAGCTGCTCAGAAGCCAATAATTTAAaaggcaagtgtcagtagaaaggaaaagTGTTTTAATCAGAAAAACTGGCAATCTGgagagaaggtggactcatgtccagaAACGAATTCCGAAGACTCTGCTGAGCCATGAcagcttttaaagggaaaaatggggGGCAAGCATCTCAGTGAATCATCAAAGCAAGAAGTTGGGTTCTGCATCCTTCTCCATTGCGTGCAGGCTGGCTGGCTCTCTCTCTAGATATTATCTTTCCTGTGTGATCTGCCTGCAGGACTGCCTAGGGGGCTATTGGGGGTAGAGAGCTGGTCATTGCTTAACcacttcattcttcattcttcatTTGATCTAGGAAAAGGATCAACAGGTTCGAGGAGGCATGGTGTGCACGCAGGAGAGCTCaagtcaggagttaggttaaattgcctggtgatctcattcctataattagtttattttaaggttagaggggaacagaaatgggcaaacaggaaagtGGCAAAAGAGCTGTTTTCAATTCCCCACTGTCAAAgatcattccatttctatgggatCAGGGGCAAAGATTCATCTTCTATAACTTCATGCTGACATAGGGTACCATCTTCTCAGAGTGGAAGATGTTGACATGATGGGTCTGTAGTACCTCTTTGCTGACAATTTTAGTTGCCTGTTTACATATATGAGCAGAAAAGCTACAATTCTTTGGCTGCCCACCAAGGTAgagattattatgagcaataatgtcaatcccattctcttGAGGCCAGTTCCTGGAATTGTGCTGGCCCtagattcagtactgctcaagatggagcagcttatgtcatggctacagtctggttgggggtgggggcacttCAGGGCTCTGCGTTCTGCTCCGTTCCACTTGGTCCTAAGGATCAGTATCTTGCTGACCTTGAATATCTTGTGCTTTTATAGATGGCTTTATTGTTAAGCAAGGCTGCTTTGTTTCGTGATGTTCTAATAGCTTTcctgagtgatcattaacttagaGTGGTCTCCCAAAGTTCCTCAAAGTTCCCTCTCTATCTataatcccctagtgggatttcgAAAACTACCTGTGTAACTATCCTACTCTGTCCCTAACACTGgtatttaaaaatgggtaagtaAAATGAATGTTAATAAGATTAAAGGAAAAGGTTTTGATAGAACATGACCTAAGGCTGGATGGTCCAGAAGGACCCCCCAACTGGTCCCCAACATTAAAAGGCCCCAATCAAGTCCACTCTATTTACcccagtttaaaataaataaatatgtatatctataatatatctatatatgtaaaggcagaaggaaaattacACTGAGATACCTGAACAACGATTACCTGAGGCAGCAGTTAGGCCAGTTAGTCAAGGTTAAAGATTGACAACAGGGCCTGGGTCCCTTGGCTCAACTCCTCTCTGGGGAcccagagtcttttttttttttttaaattaattaatttttggttgcattggttcttcattgctgtgcgcgggctttctctagttgtggcgagcgggggctactcttcgttgcggtgctcaggcttctcattgcagtggcttctcttgttgcagagcgcgggcccTAGGCGCACAcggtgcagtagttgtggcgcacgggcttagttgctccgcggcatgtgggatcttcccggaccggggctcgaacctgtgtcccctgcgttggcaggcagattcttaaccactgcaccaccagggaagtccctgggaacCCAGAGTCTTTTTTACAGAATAGATTAAATGGttggtgataaaaagaaaaaaaaacctctaggaGTCCTGGTAAGAAcaagctttgttttttgtttttgttgttgttgttacataAATTAACCCATTTATTGTAGGTTAGCAACGTTTCAAATGGTGGCGCTTCTACTGGTCCTTCAATTCCTTCCGTCTTCTGATGGCTGACTTTACTGTGACGGCAGAAGTGGTGTCGTAGGTCCAGGTACCACCAGCTACCGTTTTCATGCGGGAACCACGGTGCGAAATGCCCACAGCTCGTCTCTTCATCTTGGTTTTGCCACAGAAGGAGCAAGTGTACTTGGCGTCCTGGCTGATTTCAATTGTCTTCACCATTTTCCGGAGAGAGGCACCATAATGGGTCCTGTATTTACCCACCATTCTGACCTTCTTGGTGCATTTAGCCATGTCACCACTGCCTAGGTCCGAGACCAGAGAGGAGAAGACCTGTTGATTGGCTCCTAATGGAAACTAAAGGTAAAGGTATAAAATGATAACATTGAGATGAAAGTTAATAAAAATTGGTATATGTAAATAGGCTTTATAAAAAATGGTTACATCTCTTTTGCTTAATTATATTGTAGGATAGACATGTTTCACTAGGGATTACTTCCCCTGTGTGGCATTATAAGGCAGGACTTATAGACCTGCccctcaggaaatatttattaaagaaactaaaggaaactgaaaagtgTTACCTGGGACTGTacaatataaaggaaaattaagaacTAATATTCAGGGGCTAATAAAAGTGACAATAGAGATTTGCTCTTGGTCTAACCTGTGCACTTAAAAGAGGTCTTTACTGAGTAGCTACCGTAGGAAGCTTTTGAAGGCATGGTAAATTAAACCCTAAAGTTCTAAAACATAGAACTCTTAAATTTCAGTTTAGTTGAAAATCTTCTCACTGATATAGAAAAGCaaattgaagaaaatacaattaggcaaatgcatttttaatagcatttacGTGACAGACGATTTCTATTACTGAAGCAAACTTGGGTCCGCTCACCCGCACACAGTGAAGCCGATCTACTGACCCTGGATTGTGGTGGAGAAAAGCGCCGTGTCGATTGTAAAGATGCCAGTACCAGGCTCCTCTCTTATGTCTTGGGAGTGGTCCCTCAGAGCtagctgagaggctgcctcccgggCCTCAAGTCCTCAGAAATTCTGCTGAATAAAACAGAATTCTCAACTTTTCGGTTGTGCacttttttcagttgacagtgtTGTGTAAATTGTTGACAAAAGTTAGAGTCTCCAGAGAATTTCAAAGCTAAACTCCTGAGAAAGCCACAACTTCTCTCATCACTGAGACTTCCATGGTCTATCTGGGCCAGATGTGTGGGTAGGGAAGGCGGAAGAGCACATTCTAGTAAATTTGCACCGCTCAGACCATGTAATGCAGGAGGGGAGTCTTTGGGTCGTTAGGAGGAACAGAAAGCAGGCAGGGGAAAAggtagaggaaaagagaaaggtgaTAGACTAGATTCCTAGAGCTGCTCTAACAGATTATTACAAACTAGGAAGCTTCAAAGCAGAGACATTTATTGCTGCATAGTTCTGGGAGTTCACACTGAAAATGCTGGCAAAGCCATGctctctgaaggctccaggggaggattCTGCCTTGTGTTTTCCCAGCtgctggtggttgctggcaatccttggcattccttggcttgtagctgcatcactccagtctctttcctcttgcattctACTATAAGCAGCAAGGAGAAACCAGGCTGCACCTTCCACACTGTACTTAGAAATCTCTTCAGCTAAATATTCGAGTTCATCACTTACAAGTTCTCCTCTCCACCCAGCAATAGACTGGCGCTCTCCCGAGGATACACCAAGCCAcatgtctgacttctttcttcCCCGAAGAGCCCTGCAGTCTCCCACTTCACCCAGGAAAGATGATCAGACACTGTGACTGGCTTTCTTGGCAAGATTTAGGTCATTTGCTAAGGGCCTTTTGGATCCACCACAATAACCCCAAACAACAAGTATAACTTTGGAAATGTTGGTGTGATAGCAGGCACAcggagaaaaagctttcaacttgTCAAAGCTGAAGCGCCCACCAAGTTATGGGGCAATATTTCTGTCTCTTTAAAGGCAAACAGTTCCTTCACTGGCTCCACCCAATCTGCTTCCTGGCTCAGAGGTTTCAGAGGGTGCAAACATTTTCCCCTCATAGTTAAAGCAAAAGCACCAGCTCAGacagcttctttggagaaaacttGACAACTCAGCAACTCCTTCAAAAGGTGAGCCTGGCTGAGAAGAGGCCCCAGAGGATAGAGCTGCAAAGGGCAGTAGGATACAGGGAGTCTGCGCGGGGGTGGGCTCTGGCCTGAGAAGGGACCAGGTGGTGTGCAAGCAACGCAGTAAGGAGGATGCTGCCAgagtgctgggggtggaggggagagaggggaggaaagatgTTTATGAGCATAATGTCCATACATCTCATATTTAACATGACAAACTTTTGCTGAATACTGCACTGTCTGTCTAGTTGCTGTTGGGATAGACATTGAGTACCACCTGATAACCCAGAGTTTTCCCTTAGTAGGAAATGAGTGTCCCCAAGGCAGGTCTTTAGAGCTGGAAGGCAATTCAGAGACCACCCAGTCTAAacccctgtttcttttttttaatttaactttaattttatattggagtagagttgatttacaatgttgtgtaacttTCAGGTACACAGCtcagtgattccgttatacatatacatatatccattctctttcagattcttttcccatataggttattacagaatattgagtagagttccctgcgctagacagtaggtccttgttgattttaCTGAAAAAGAATCAGAACCCCTGAGAGCATGGTGACTCTCCAGGGATTACCCAGGTCACGAATGACACAGGAAATCTAGAATTCACTTCGAATTCTTTCCGACGCTTCACAGAGAGAAGGGTGACGTATGAGTGGAGGAGTGGGTGCTATGCAGGGAGGATTAGCTATTCTAAAAAATCATGTATGTGGGACCCCCTCCTTGCCTTCCCTAATTATAGGCTTGCTACCCAGTTCACCATTCGGGAAAGAGTGTGGACTGTCTTCCCCTGATCTGCCTCTGACCTGATGTAGACTACAGAATGACGGGTCCGAGAAGGAACAAGAAGAGGCCGTAGTGTGCAGTGCTTAAGAGTGAGCGTGGTAGTCAGACAGACTTTGAATCGGACCCCTCTCTGCTCAGCACCTATTAGCAcaatgactttgggcaagtgtcCCAGAATTCTTGAGCCACATCAGTCtcctcatttaaaaaactcaGGTAATAAAGTTAGCTTCCTTGCAGGTCATTTTTGGGAGTAAGTGAGACacaactgacccttgaacaacacagatttgaatTGTGCGGGTCCACttgtatgtggatttttttcaataaatacacattCAGCTCTCCCTATCCCTGGTTTTACATTGGCAGATTCAACCTAACAGGAGGGAAATTTCCATCCAAGGTAGGTGGAATCTGCCAATGTGAAAACCccgatatggagggccaactgtactcgCCATTTTACATGAGATatttgagcatctgcagattttggaacATGTCGGGGTCTTGGAATCAATCCCCCCTCCATATTGATATGGAGGGATGACTGTAATATACAAAACATACTTATTGAAAGATAGAGGGAATAATATAAGAACTTCCATGTACCTATACCAAGCTTCAACGATTATCCGTTTATGCCAGTCCTGTTTCATTTATATACTCACCACTCCCCGGCCACCCCAGATTACTTTGAGGCAAATGTCAGACCTTGTGTCActtaatcagtaaatatttgagtatGTATGTCTGAAGGATAaagaccattttaaaaaattaccagaatCAGACTTCAAAAAGCAACGAGAATTTCTAGAAAATTACCAGTTATATTCACATTGCTCTGATTgtctcacaattttaaaaattgtttgaagTTGCGCCCAAATGAGGTCCATAAATTGCAATTCATTGATATCTCTTAAATTTAACTTAACACATAGGTTTctaccttccttttttcttgctgTAAAATTTCTTTAAGAAAGGGGAAGTCTTTTGTCCAACAGAATTGGAAGTGTACGCTTTGTTGATTACATCCCCAAAATGTCACTTGTCATGCTCTTCTAGTTCCAGTGTTTTGTGTGAATTCTGTTTAGGGAGAAGCTTGCTCAGAGTAAGGTTTGGCTGGTGTTTTGGTGGGAGTACTTCACAGGTGCAGTTGTTAACGTCAATCAGAAGGCATATAATGTTTGGTTGTCTCAGATATTCATGATTACCTTGAGTATATATTTCCTTAAGGGTCACAAATTATgatattctaattctatcattctttcttcatttattagatGGAATAATCCTATAAAAAGAAACTTCCCCTCAACAATTCTTTCATTTCCACGAGGCACAGTTATATAAGAAAGACAAGAtaaatgctttcttctttccctttgtcaACGTTCAGAATGACATACTCCTAGCATACTCCAAAGGGAACAACTGACTTCTTCTAAGAAGATGGCATTGCTATGAACACATAGATTTTAActtatttgatatatttcaatCCTTTGGAATCATGATTCTTATTGATTCCCAAACTGTCTCATCTTTGTCCCGTTGGGGATCGTCTTCAAGTTGGCTCTTAAGTCCTTTTGATGCGATCCTAGTAATTCTTTTCATAGCATCCTTGTATGCTCAAGATGGTCTAGTATGGCAAGATGGTCGATGCTCAACTCGTACGTTGCCTGGCCCAGACCTGGAATCCATACTTTCTCCTAAGAGCCCTACATTTTTGGTAGGAAATGGCATTTGAAGACTACAATCTGGCACTAAAGGTGCTCATTGTCAGTGGGCTCATCATTGTTTTTAGGCCTTTTCAGTGGATTTCAAAactatacaaacacacacacgcacatacacacaaataagaaTAGGATTCCTGAAAACaattttttgcaggttttttttgcGGGGGCGGGGCGCTTTACTATATCCTACTGGGGATGGACAAAGAAATTACTGCATTGTCAAGTCTCTAGGACCAATTTTTTTGTGGTTCATCCACCACACAAAATACAATCTGGCTAGtttgtttcatttgctttggatttttactaatattttgaaatataatttttgctGTATAATACATGCTTTCAAGATCAAATCTATGAAATCTAAGTATATCCAAAGTAGTCTAGTTCCCAGCTTCTATCCCCAGCTTCCCTCCACCCTGTTTCTTCCATCCCCATATAAGTAACTTTTTTGTCTGCTTACTTTTCAGATTATCCTGCCATTGCTTTTAtgtatgaatgaaaaaatatatatattacattttatatatgtaggcCCCGATCCTCCGTGTTAGAGAAATGAGAGTAAACTCTGCAttattttcttcacttggctttttTTGCTtaatgatatatcctggagatgTCTCCATACCTGGACATAAAGATATATCTCATTCCGTTTTACAGTTGGCTAGTACTGCACTGTGTGAATACACCTTAGTTTATTCAACCAGGTCCGTACTGATGGGCATTTGATAGGTTTTTGGTCTTTTGCTATTTCAAATAGTGGTGCAGTAAACAGCCTTctgcataatttttttctgtatttttgtcaGTGTACCTTTGGGATAAATCCCAAAATTGAGGTTGATAATCAAAGGGTATATGCACATGTACTTTTGCAAGATATTGCTAACTTCTCCTCTAGATGTTTTAGACTGCTTTTCCATTCGCACTAGCCATGTGGGAGAGCACCTGTTTCCCCTACACCTTTTACCAATATATTATGCCAGtaaatttttggatttttgccaaacCTGTAGGTGAGAAATAGTATCTTAgtgtaatattaaataattaatttaatttttctatgttttgATATATTATTCTCTATTACGAGTGAATGTGCatctctttttatatattcaaaggatatttacatttttttctttgaactgtttatttatatctttctccattttttatcGAGTTGCTGGTCTTTTGTTTCTCTACTTTTagatattctttgttttttttttttaaattttgtaatttaagtatagttgatttacaacactgtgttagttttaggtgtacagc of Physeter macrocephalus isolate SW-GA chromosome 5, ASM283717v5, whole genome shotgun sequence contains these proteins:
- the LOC102974647 gene encoding 60S ribosomal protein L37a-like, whose product is MAKCTKKVRMVGKYRTHYGASLRKMVKTIEISQDAKYTCSFCGKTKMKRRAVGISHRGSRMKTVAGGTWTYDTTSAVTVKSAIRRRKELKDQ